In Desulfosporosinus youngiae DSM 17734, the genomic stretch TTCCTCTTTGCTATTACTGCGGATGAACTGACAAAAATCGCTTCTGCTTTGGTTACCCAATATGGTCAGTGTTTCTCCCTTTCTATTGACGGCTTCAATCCGTAAGCCTGTAGCCTTAGAGAAACTAGCGAGTATTTCTTCCAAGTATTTAGGATCGAGGAATTTTTCAATAGTTTCTTTAGACATAGTGGTCTCCTCAATTTGTAGTTAAATGTAATAGTATTCGAAAATAAAACATAGAATATTTAGTTTTATTTATTATTTCGATATAAGATCTGTAATTCCTTTAGATTATGCGATTTTTATACAAACTAAAAATTATCAACGTATTTTTCCAGAGCTAAAAGCTGAGAAACATGTGTAAGGTTGAAGCCCGTAACAGGTCTTCCGTCACGGGCTTCTTTAAGCAATATTCAGTCTCATAAGGTACGGTTCAAAGAGGCAAAATCCTATGGTCTAATGAATTCCTGTTGTCTGATGGGGCCTGCTGATTTCAATTAACTTAACGATACCCCAAGCCAGAACGGCATATACAATCATAGCAATAATGGTTGTCGGCTCTAAAACTGACTGGGCTTCAATCCCTTTTGTGACAGCCGCTCGAAAAATGCCGTTAAAAGGAGCTAAAAATGCTTGTGAGACAGAATAGATGAAGGACACAAAGGGGCTTTGAGGATTGGCGCCCAGAAGTTTGAACACAAGACGGAAGGCCAATAATACTTCTAAAACACCCAAAATATAGTAAACAATATTCTTTGCTTTCAACGTTTGCTGGTGAGTTTTTGGATCCGTAATTTCGTTCATTGAAATCCCTCCATAACTGAATTTTAAGTTATCTTTCCAAATTTCATAACGAACTATTACAGCTTAAGTCGATCATAAGTTGGTTTCCGATTAATCCTTCCCAAAATTAGTGCCGAACATCGGATATTCGGCGGGAGATTTTTCATAGGTGATTTAGTCTAAAACCTTAGAGTGAAGCCGGAACGGTATGTACATATTTCTCATTGCAGATGAGCAAACTTTCTTATAGTAATTACTAAAGGGGGATGGAAATGTCTGAAACCATACTGGAAAAGACAGAAGGTCGAGTAAGTTATCATGACTCTGTAGAAGAAATGTTAGGAAGAATCAGGGAAGACGGGATGTCCAATTCCTTTGACCGTTGGACTGAGCAGGAGAAGATTCGCTGTAAGTTTTGTCTTCAAGGGTTAACTTGTCAACAGTGTGCTCAAGGTCCTTGCCGAATTAGTGAGAAGAGCGGGCAGGATAAAGGGGTTTGCGGAATCGGACCTGATGCTATGGCTATGAGAAAGCTGCTTCTGCAAAATATTATGGGAGCAGGAACCTATAGCCATCATGCTTATGAAGCCTTCAGAACCCTTAAAGCGACTGGAGAAGGAAAAACTCCATTTAAAATTACGGATGTCAATAAACTTAAATGGATGTGTGAAAAACTTGGACTCGATACGAATCAGGATACTAACCAGATGGCCATACAATTAGCGGATCTGCTGAATGCTCAAATGAAC encodes the following:
- a CDS encoding YggT family protein, which encodes MNEITDPKTHQQTLKAKNIVYYILGVLEVLLAFRLVFKLLGANPQSPFVSFIYSVSQAFLAPFNGIFRAAVTKGIEAQSVLEPTTIIAMIVYAVLAWGIVKLIEISRPHQTTGIH